Within Wyeomyia smithii strain HCP4-BCI-WySm-NY-G18 chromosome 2, ASM2978416v1, whole genome shotgun sequence, the genomic segment GGTCTCACCGATAGCTTCACTGCGCTGGAAGTGCTCAGCCTCATCAATGTCGGTCTGGTATCGCTGAAGAGCTTTCCCAAATTGCCCAATTTGCGCAAGCTGGAATTGTCCGACAATCGGATCTCGAACGGGCTCAACAACCTGACCGGCAGCCCCAAGCTCACACATCTGAACTTGTCCGGCAACCGAATTAAGGAATTTGAAGAACTCAAACCATTGaaggaatttgaaaatctggaAGTGCTGGATCTGTTTAACAATGAGATCACAACGACGGAGGAATACCGAGACAAGATCTTTGCGCTGATTCCTTCGCTCAAGTATTTGGATGGGTGAGTAACAATTATTGGAGAATTTCCTACATTTAAAATCTCAAACATATTCTGTTTCTATGTTTTGTAGTTTTGACAAAGACGATGCTGAGGCTCCCTCAGACGAAGAAGATGAAGTCAATGGAGGCGGAGAGGAAGAGGATGAAGATGGTTAGTACTGAATGTTTTGTTCCCTTTTCAAAAGCAGCAGTTTAGCTTAATTGAGGTTTAGATAGATTAGTTCAAAATTACGTCGCCAAGTAGTCAGAAGAATCTGTCTCAAATAAGGGAAAATTGCAGACAACGCATGTTTTTCCATCAACGGCATTGAGTTCGATCTGGGTGAGCTGGCACGATTTGAGCTGAAACTGAAACAGAAACGACAAACCTCGACTAACAGCAACCAATCAGAGTTTGTTAATGGGCTTGATTCTAAGTTTAGTCAATTGGAGATTCGAAAGGAAGATATTTCAAATGCCGATATGGCGGATGCTAAAGATGATATCGATCTTTTATACGAAGAAATTAAGAAAAAGAATGACGATCAACAGCCAACAGTAGTTGAACACAGTGAAAAACCATCCTTGGGATCGCTGCTGCTGATGTTTCTCTCTTTGCTAGCGTTTATCAATCAAATTTGCTTCGCTCTGCGCAACCAGCAGCTGACGAAGAGTTAGTTTCGTCCCGAAGCCCACAGAGCGTACTGCTAATGTTTCTTTGTTCTTTGGTGTCTTTGCAGAAGTCAGCCTTGATGATTCTGATTCCGATTACGACGATGATGAGAATGATATTTCCCTGGCAGAGGTaagtttattttttgcaaattctTCCACACAATTTTACACACTGCAATTTCACTTCAGGTCTACAGTGAGAACCTCGAAGAAGATGGCTCAGATTGGGCCGCAGAAGACGGCGAAGATGGGGACGACATTGACGAGCCTACTGACGAGGACGAGGATGATGGTGAGGGTGAAGCCGACGGTGAAGCAGAAGGCGAAGGGGAAGCGGCCGCAGAAAAGGCTGTCTCCGATGGTGAAGGTAATATTCCAATATCCATAATACTTGCCTCATTGATAACggtgttcttttttttctgtccTAGCAGATGATTCGGCGGAACCAAGGGGAAAGAAACGAAAACACGACGGCAATGATGGTTGAGCGCTattcttttcaaaaaatatctttACTTTAATTACTGATAACTGTATTGATAAGTTTTGATTGTAAGAATACAAATTAACAGAAAAGATGAAGCAAAATCGGAGAAAGAAACGTATATAAAGCAAaccaatacaaatttacaatAAACCAATCGTAGAGGACATACCCGACACAGTCAGGCAAACAtagttgaaaagaaaaatacaCGCACTTACTAAATAGAACCCCTAGTACAGCTAGCTGATGGCATGTTTTATACAGGAAATCTGCATCGGTTGCGATTTTTACGCAATCGGGCAGAGTACGAACGGAAGTCAGTTCTGCGGAAGCAGATTTTGTTGAGCGCCCCCCAAGTTTCCCATCATCACGCCCACAGTTAATCTTAAAGACAGACTTTATTTCTACCGATACCAACTACTTATTCTATGATTATGGCggaaaaatttaaatcaaaagTGAAGACcgcttcaaataaaaaaaactggtaCCATTTTGCGACCGTTTTGTGCACGAAAATTACTGCATTCTTTTATGTAACACAAACTGTTATTTCAACATGagcataaaaaaatacaaacaaaacAGGAAAGTAAATCATCGTTTGTTGGAAGTTAACTTATAAAGTGATGATTGGTTCTGAAGCTGGAGATTGTTTGATTAAACGTATGTAACATAACTTGTCTGTTTTTATACTCGCCCCCACATAACTTTAGCGATTAATTTTACTGGGGcaaattcagtttttttctgACCTTCCGCTGTATATTGTTTAACGTTCAAGATGTAACTTAAACTAAGTTATGTAAAACCCTCAATTGGTAGATATGTTTATTGTTCTAGATATTTGCATTATATGGCTTTCCCCCATTAGACATTGTTGCAAAATCAGTAAATTcacactaaaaaaaaattattaccgATCAGGAGTCAGTGCTATATATATAGAGTGGGGAAGGTTTAtacagcaacaacaaaaaaacagtaaaatgagaaaatcaaataaaaaatcaacaCACTGCGCTGAGTCGAAAATTGATAGAGATGAGATGAAAACAAGCAAAATTTATAATATTAACTGAAAgtatttgtttaaataaaaaaaaagtcactGGAATTGACTCCTGTTGCTTGTCGAATTGAGAACGTATCCCTATTAAGAAGAGTGAATTCAAAGGTGTAGACTTGATCCTAACTAGACTGGTGAACTGGGGACTAGTGAAATTACTTCAGAACCAAAACGCAACCATCACTTTGTCCTGTCTCACATCGTCGTTTCATACGTTAACGTATGCGGTGAAAAATTGAGTTTTCGGGTGGCGGTAAAAAATAGGTAAGGcaaataattgagtttgattaaattcacatggaaggtaattatgttagcttactcgcgaaaaaattctacgcccttccggcagttaaccggaacattcgcaatggcggacgaaaacatgcgtgaagACACGTTATTAATTCtttcttagttttatttatCTACTCcttctcagttttcgcgacaaaattgttggagtacaTCTAACGCTTTAGGCTtacccagaaatcctcgatgggacgcaactttTGGACGTTGGACGGGTTCgtcaacttgggtaccacatagatattcagccgctccatctcctccaacaatCGCTTcacaccgcgtcttcggccttGAGGTATATCTAGATGAACGACGcatggccagtccggagcgaacgAAGAGCAGCTTTAACATCCCactctcgctgattgtcagccacagcagcaccttcttgtggaacttgatgtgtgaaataaacttcccCTTGGTGCTCATTTCCTTCGTGGAgaaagtaaaatacaaagtgccctgccagtcgctgccatccagggtgagacaagtctcatcgtccatcaccactacCACGACGTGACTtgtcgggaaaatcgacttgaccatctcattcgggcgctgccgctgcgtcatt encodes:
- the LOC129723349 gene encoding acidic leucine-rich nuclear phosphoprotein 32 family member A isoform X1 — translated: MEKRIALEKRGRADDQITELILDNCRSTAIEGLTDSFTALEVLSLINVGLVSLKSFPKLPNLRKLELSDNRISNGLNNLTGSPKLTHLNLSGNRIKEFEELKPLKEFENLEVLDLFNNEITTTEEYRDKIFALIPSLKYLDGFDKDDAEAPSDEEDEVNGGGEEEDEDDNACFSINGIEFDLGELARFELKLKQKRQTSTNSNQSEFVNGLDSKFSQLEIRKEDISNADMADAKDDIDLLYEEIKKKNDDQQPTVVEHSEKPSLGSLLLMFLSLLAFINQICFALRNQQLTKS
- the LOC129723349 gene encoding acidic leucine-rich nuclear phosphoprotein 32 family member A isoform X2, with protein sequence MEKRIALEKRGRADDQITELILDNCRSTAIEGLTDSFTALEVLSLINVGLVSLKSFPKLPNLRKLELSDNRISNGLNNLTGSPKLTHLNLSGNRIKEFEELKPLKEFENLEVLDLFNNEITTTEEYRDKIFALIPSLKYLDGFDKDDAEAPSDEEDEVNGGGEEEDEDEVSLDDSDSDYDDDENDISLAEVYSENLEEDGSDWAAEDGEDGDDIDEPTDEDEDDGEGEADGEAEGEGEAAAEKAVSDGEDDSAEPRGKKRKHDGNDG